A single Pseudoxanthomonas sp. DNA region contains:
- a CDS encoding multifunctional CCA addition/repair protein yields MKTYLVGGAVRDRLLGLPPGDRDWVVVGATQAQMEALGFKAVGRDFPVFLHPETGEEHALARTERKSGRGYRGFVVDADPSVTLEQDLQRRDFTVNAIAEDADGALVDPYGGARDIEARVLRHVGPAFAEDPLRVLRAARFMARFASLGFTVAPETMALMRGMVASGELDALVPERVWQELRRALASATPSAFLATLRACGALAVVLPEVDALYGIPQRAEYHPEVDTGVHQEMVSDMAARLAPGDARIGFAALVHDLGKALTPAEVLPKHIGHEHAGVKPVLALCERLRVPLDHRELAVMACREHLNVHRLSELRDATVVELLTRCDAFRRPERIPWLATVCEADKRGRGGNEDAEYPQGRELVRLHQAALQVSARDVVRDGMKGPEVGAAVQAARVAAVHRARRTGG; encoded by the coding sequence ATGAAGACCTATCTCGTCGGCGGCGCGGTACGCGACCGGTTGCTGGGCCTGCCCCCCGGCGACCGGGACTGGGTCGTGGTCGGCGCCACGCAGGCGCAGATGGAAGCGCTGGGGTTCAAGGCGGTCGGCCGCGACTTCCCGGTGTTCCTGCATCCGGAGACGGGCGAGGAACACGCGCTGGCGCGCACCGAGCGCAAGAGCGGGCGCGGCTACCGGGGCTTCGTGGTCGACGCCGATCCCTCGGTGACGCTGGAGCAGGATCTGCAGCGCCGCGACTTCACCGTCAACGCCATCGCGGAGGATGCGGACGGCGCCCTGGTCGACCCCTATGGCGGCGCGCGCGACATCGAAGCGCGCGTGCTGCGCCATGTGGGCCCGGCCTTCGCCGAGGATCCCCTGCGCGTGCTGCGGGCGGCGCGCTTCATGGCCCGGTTCGCATCGCTCGGGTTCACGGTCGCGCCGGAGACGATGGCGCTGATGCGCGGCATGGTCGCGAGCGGCGAACTCGACGCCCTGGTACCCGAGCGCGTCTGGCAGGAACTGCGGCGCGCCCTGGCCTCCGCCACGCCCTCGGCCTTCCTCGCCACGCTGCGCGCCTGCGGCGCACTGGCCGTGGTGTTGCCCGAAGTCGATGCGCTGTACGGCATACCCCAGCGCGCGGAGTACCACCCGGAGGTCGACACCGGCGTGCACCAGGAGATGGTCAGCGACATGGCGGCGCGGCTGGCGCCGGGCGACGCGCGCATCGGCTTCGCGGCGCTGGTGCACGACCTGGGCAAGGCGCTGACGCCGGCCGAGGTGCTGCCCAAGCACATCGGCCACGAACATGCCGGCGTGAAGCCGGTGCTCGCGCTGTGCGAGCGCCTCAGGGTGCCGCTCGATCATCGCGAGCTGGCGGTGATGGCCTGTCGCGAACACCTCAACGTGCACCGCCTGTCCGAACTGCGCGATGCGACCGTGGTCGAACTGCTCACCCGCTGCGACGCATTCCGCCGACCCGAACGCATCCCGTGGCTGGCCACCGTCTGCGAGGCCGACAAGCGCGGGCGCGGCGGCAACGAGGATGCCGAGTATCCGCAGGGCCGCGAGCTGGTGCGCCTGCACCAGGCCGCGCTGCAGGTCAGCGCCCGCGACGTGGTCCGCGACGGCATGAAGGGGCCGGAGGTCGGGGCGGCCGTGCAGGCTGCGCGGGTGGCGGCCGTGCATCGCGCCCGTCGGACGGGCGGCTGA
- a CDS encoding ArnT family glycosyltransferase has protein sequence MRSLRFRHAPHWQTPLLLALMVWALLAGLGLREPMPADEPRFVLAARTMVDTGQWLFPHRGIQLYAEKPPTFMWLQAASYGLVRDWQVAFLLPSLLAGLLTLWLSGDLARRLWGRRAVPYAVFGLFVCLQFALQAKRAQIDMVLVGMTTLSLWALLRYLLERPSAWLLALGTFAAGLGTVTKGVGFLPLLVFLPWLWVRGRSRRALPSHRGVDALAGVAGFLLGAGVWLVPMLSVALTSADPALHAYAREMLFKQTGTRYANAWHHVKPAWYYLQTMATLWLPGVLLAPWLLPAWWRRLRRVDPRYALLLGWALLVLLFFSASPGKREVYIFPMLPALAVAAAPLLSGLLRRRGVRAVLWSYLAVLATVAAALGLWLLTASPERVQALVEGRGMDLDTVAQLARWLLGFALVAVVVMVAARRRIVVAVVAVTAALWTAWGMGFMPALSPDSSARALMQRVGERIGPDAELAMLGWREQHLLQADRPVTDFGFKRPWVEQWQHAHAWLVAAPDRRWLFLRKQAIGPCLDPAKVIDIGASNRREWILAPGAAWIDGCDVPASWSADVSED, from the coding sequence ATGCGATCCCTCCGCTTCCGACACGCCCCGCACTGGCAGACGCCGCTGCTGCTCGCGCTGATGGTGTGGGCCCTGCTGGCAGGCCTGGGACTGCGCGAACCGATGCCGGCCGACGAGCCGCGCTTCGTGCTCGCCGCGCGCACGATGGTGGACACGGGCCAGTGGCTGTTCCCGCATCGCGGCATCCAGCTGTATGCCGAAAAGCCGCCGACCTTCATGTGGCTGCAGGCCGCCAGCTACGGGCTGGTGCGCGACTGGCAGGTAGCGTTCCTGCTGCCGTCGCTGCTGGCCGGCCTGCTGACGCTATGGCTGTCGGGCGATCTCGCGCGCCGGCTGTGGGGACGCCGCGCCGTGCCGTATGCGGTCTTCGGCCTGTTCGTCTGCCTGCAGTTCGCGCTGCAGGCCAAGCGTGCACAGATCGACATGGTGCTGGTGGGCATGACCACGCTGTCGCTGTGGGCGCTGCTGCGCTACCTGCTGGAAAGGCCGAGCGCGTGGCTGCTGGCGCTGGGCACGTTCGCGGCAGGACTGGGCACGGTGACGAAGGGGGTCGGCTTCCTGCCGCTGCTGGTCTTCCTGCCGTGGCTGTGGGTGCGAGGGAGATCGCGACGGGCGTTGCCGTCGCACCGTGGCGTCGACGCGCTGGCGGGCGTGGCGGGCTTCCTGCTGGGCGCGGGGGTGTGGCTGGTGCCGATGCTGTCCGTCGCCCTCACCTCCGCCGACCCCGCCCTGCACGCCTACGCGCGCGAGATGCTGTTCAAGCAGACCGGCACGCGCTATGCCAACGCCTGGCACCACGTGAAGCCGGCCTGGTACTACCTGCAGACGATGGCAACGCTGTGGCTGCCGGGCGTGCTGCTGGCGCCCTGGCTGCTGCCGGCCTGGTGGCGACGTCTGCGCCGCGTCGATCCGCGCTACGCGCTGCTGTTGGGCTGGGCGCTGCTGGTGCTGCTGTTCTTCAGCGCCAGTCCGGGCAAGCGCGAGGTCTACATCTTCCCGATGCTGCCGGCGCTGGCGGTGGCGGCAGCGCCCCTGCTGTCCGGGCTGCTGCGGCGTCGCGGCGTGCGTGCCGTGCTGTGGAGTTACCTGGCCGTCCTGGCGACGGTCGCCGCTGCGCTGGGACTGTGGCTGCTGACGGCATCGCCGGAACGCGTGCAGGCGCTGGTCGAGGGTCGTGGCATGGACCTGGACACGGTGGCGCAGCTGGCGCGGTGGCTGCTCGGCTTCGCGCTGGTCGCGGTGGTCGTGATGGTCGCTGCACGGCGACGCATCGTGGTGGCGGTGGTCGCCGTGACGGCGGCACTGTGGACGGCCTGGGGCATGGGCTTCATGCCCGCGCTCAGTCCCGACAGCTCGGCACGGGCGTTGATGCAGCGGGTCGGTGAGCGCATCGGACCGGACGCGGAACTGGCGATGCTGGGCTGGCGCGAGCAGCACCTGCTGCAGGCGGACCGGCCGGTGACCGACTTCGGCTTCAAGCGGCCGTGGGTCGAGCAGTGGCAGCACGCGCACGCCTGGCTGGTGGCCGCGCCCGACCGTCGCTGGCTGTTCCTGCGCAAGCAGGCGATCGGTCCGTGCCTGGATCCGGCCAAGGTCATCGACATCGGTGCGTCCAACCGGCGCGAATGGATCCTGGCGCCCGGCGCGGCGTGGATCGACGGGTGCGACGTGCCGGCGAGCTGGTCCGCCGACGTCAGCGAAGACTGA
- a CDS encoding HAMP domain-containing sensor histidine kinase, translating into MTRHRSLHAQIRRLLGGYAALLAVVIVLVFADDFLEDRIWKSLLQREIAQHLQRQADDPRYAWLDTGTLRIYQVPGRPPPPGLSTLPRGVHDDFWFGGRENVVLVSRVRDVDYFVVRDITGIETVEEVLIAGSLLLALVALAVIGVLASRGVRKALRPLSELAGDIGALSPDHAGQRVAVADSASSELHVITNALNDYLRRQDDFVERERVFIDTASHELRTPIAIIAGASELALGQPDLPPPARQQVGRIHRTARDVERLIALLLALAKDPARLTRSNEVVPLHELLPEIIEDHRHLMTGKDLTVVVESLEPCSVSAPLHIVQAAIGNLLRNAIENSDSGEIRIGLDADATVTVQDPGHGMTPEAISRLYAQMARGGGREGGGIGLDLLARLCEHLGWTLSIQSAPGRGTLGRLRLSR; encoded by the coding sequence ATGACGCGCCATCGCAGCCTGCATGCGCAGATCCGGCGCCTGCTCGGCGGCTATGCGGCGTTGCTGGCCGTGGTCATCGTGCTGGTGTTCGCCGACGATTTCCTCGAAGACCGGATCTGGAAATCGCTGCTGCAGCGGGAGATCGCCCAGCACCTGCAGCGGCAGGCCGACGATCCCCGCTACGCGTGGCTCGACACCGGGACACTGCGGATCTACCAGGTGCCGGGCCGTCCGCCGCCGCCGGGCCTGTCCACGCTGCCGCGCGGCGTGCACGACGACTTCTGGTTCGGGGGCCGCGAGAACGTGGTGCTGGTCAGTCGCGTGCGCGACGTGGATTACTTCGTCGTGCGCGACATCACCGGCATCGAGACCGTGGAGGAGGTGCTGATCGCCGGGTCGCTACTGCTGGCGCTGGTGGCGCTGGCGGTGATCGGCGTGCTCGCCTCCCGTGGCGTGCGCAAGGCGCTGCGCCCGCTGTCCGAGCTGGCCGGGGACATCGGCGCGCTGTCGCCGGACCATGCCGGCCAGCGCGTGGCGGTGGCCGACAGCGCGAGCTCCGAATTGCACGTCATCACCAATGCCCTCAACGACTACCTGCGGCGGCAGGATGACTTCGTCGAGCGCGAGCGCGTGTTCATCGATACCGCCAGCCACGAGCTGCGCACGCCCATCGCCATCATCGCCGGGGCCAGCGAACTGGCGCTCGGCCAGCCGGACCTGCCGCCGCCCGCGCGCCAGCAGGTCGGGCGCATCCACCGCACCGCACGCGATGTCGAACGCCTGATCGCCCTGCTGCTCGCGCTGGCCAAGGATCCCGCGCGCCTCACGCGCAGCAACGAGGTCGTGCCCCTGCACGAACTGCTGCCGGAGATCATCGAGGACCATCGCCACCTGATGACGGGCAAGGACCTGACGGTCGTGGTCGAGTCGCTGGAACCCTGCAGCGTGTCGGCCCCGCTGCACATCGTGCAGGCGGCGATCGGCAACCTGCTGCGCAACGCCATCGAGAACAGCGACAGCGGCGAGATCCGCATCGGCCTGGACGCCGACGCCACGGTCACCGTGCAGGACCCCGGCCACGGCATGACGCCGGAAGCCATCAGCCGCCTGTATGCGCAGATGGCGCGCGGCGGCGGTCGCGAGGGCGGCGGCATCGGCCTGGACCTGCTCGCGCGGCTGTGCGAGCACCTGGGCTGGACGCTGTCGATCCAGTCGGCACCCGGACGCGGCACCCTCGGTCGCCTCCGCCTGTCGCGTTGA
- a CDS encoding sulfite exporter TauE/SafE family protein, with the protein MFPLLGVLAGILAGLLGIGGGLVLVAALAWILPMHGIPKEAAMHAALASSLASIVLTATSSAYAHHRRGSVLWPTVAWMVPGLLLGGWLGSGLAVYLDDDVLRWIVAGYCFIAGAQMMLGGHAHPEGRGVPAPRGPGMSVAGSAIGAVSAVVGIGGGSMTVPLLVWRGVQPVRAVGTSSACGVAIGMASALGYALHAPPGALPAHAVGYIYLPAAIGVAIASVLAAPYGTRLAHRIGGKALKRVFAVFMVVMGIAIIASG; encoded by the coding sequence ATGTTTCCGTTGCTCGGCGTGCTGGCCGGCATCCTCGCGGGCCTGCTCGGCATCGGTGGCGGCCTGGTGCTGGTCGCCGCGCTGGCGTGGATCCTGCCGATGCACGGCATCCCGAAGGAGGCCGCGATGCATGCGGCGCTGGCGAGTTCGCTGGCGAGCATCGTGCTGACGGCCACGTCGTCGGCGTATGCGCATCACCGTCGCGGCAGCGTGCTGTGGCCGACGGTGGCGTGGATGGTGCCGGGGCTGTTGCTCGGCGGCTGGCTGGGCAGTGGCCTGGCGGTCTATCTCGATGACGATGTGCTGCGCTGGATCGTGGCCGGCTACTGTTTCATCGCCGGCGCGCAGATGATGCTCGGCGGGCATGCGCATCCGGAAGGGCGGGGCGTGCCCGCGCCACGCGGACCGGGGATGAGCGTGGCCGGTTCTGCCATCGGCGCGGTGTCGGCCGTGGTCGGGATCGGCGGCGGCAGCATGACCGTGCCCCTGCTGGTATGGCGCGGCGTGCAGCCGGTGCGCGCGGTGGGGACCTCGAGCGCCTGCGGCGTGGCCATCGGGATGGCCAGCGCGCTGGGGTATGCGCTGCATGCGCCGCCGGGCGCGTTGCCGGCGCACGCGGTGGGCTATATCTATCTGCCGGCGGCCATCGGGGTCGCGATCGCGTCGGTCCTTGCCGCGCCGTACGGCACCCGGCTCGCACACCGCATCGGGGGCAAGGCGCTCAAGCGCGTGTTCGCGGTCTTCATGGTGGTGATGGGCATTGCGATCATCGCCAGCGGATGA
- a CDS encoding MliC family protein, translated as MKAFLSCIALWLLAGCTREAVPPAAPAPRPAETGSATAAPTRDVPAPTAPPAAPAMAPPSFDCAKAASDAEKLVCGDAELAALDRQLAARYAERKEADPAVQRGWAMGRDDCWKQADQRLCVLEAYRTRLVELAIGAPGMVVPTPVEYRCSDNRLPFTMVYYHDIDPPAAVMTWGNDQAIVFPQPAASGAKYGRVGIEYWEHQGEATVDFFGNKLSCTPVP; from the coding sequence ATGAAAGCGTTCCTGTCCTGCATCGCCCTGTGGCTGCTCGCCGGTTGCACCCGCGAGGCCGTTCCTCCCGCCGCACCGGCGCCCCGGCCGGCGGAGACGGGGTCGGCCACCGCCGCGCCGACCCGCGACGTGCCCGCACCGACCGCACCGCCCGCTGCGCCCGCGATGGCGCCGCCGTCCTTCGACTGCGCCAAGGCGGCGAGCGATGCCGAGAAACTCGTCTGCGGCGATGCCGAACTCGCCGCGCTGGATCGGCAGTTGGCCGCGCGTTATGCCGAGCGCAAGGAGGCGGACCCGGCGGTGCAGCGTGGCTGGGCCATGGGCCGCGACGATTGCTGGAAGCAGGCGGACCAGCGCCTCTGCGTGTTGGAGGCCTATCGCACGCGCCTGGTCGAACTGGCCATCGGTGCGCCGGGCATGGTGGTGCCGACGCCGGTCGAGTACCGCTGCAGCGACAACCGCCTGCCGTTCACGATGGTCTACTACCACGACATCGATCCGCCCGCCGCGGTGATGACCTGGGGCAACGACCAGGCGATCGTGTTCCCGCAGCCGGCCGCCAGCGGCGCCAAGTACGGACGCGTCGGCATCGAGTACTGGGAACACCAGGGCGAGGCCACCGTGGACTTCTTCGGCAACAAGCTGAGCTGCACGCCGGTGCCGTGA
- a CDS encoding DUF3011 domain-containing protein, with protein sequence MERARTLLYVGLAGAGLWGVDARADDYITCESRNDRYQSCPIDTAGYVTLDRQLSGTACTQGRTWDYNRREIWVDDGCRATFRVHTSSSGHHDDNHDAKVAAGVLIGAAILGAIAHNANRNDDKYDDERYQGARHSSYVPSWMIGTFEGYNPVYDRDVTLTISSDGRATARARDQTVNGWINDGRLNVGNTSFDIDQSRDGLVTTQVGDRHNEVRYRRVR encoded by the coding sequence ATGGAACGCGCACGCACGTTGCTTTATGTCGGCCTGGCCGGCGCCGGCCTGTGGGGCGTCGACGCCCGGGCCGATGACTACATCACCTGCGAAAGCCGCAACGACCGCTACCAGAGCTGTCCGATCGATACGGCCGGCTACGTGACGCTGGACCGCCAGCTGTCCGGCACGGCCTGCACGCAGGGCCGCACCTGGGACTACAACCGCCGCGAGATCTGGGTCGACGACGGCTGCCGCGCCACGTTCCGCGTGCACACCAGTTCGTCGGGCCACCACGACGACAACCACGATGCCAAGGTCGCCGCCGGCGTGCTGATCGGCGCCGCCATCCTGGGCGCCATCGCGCACAACGCCAACAGGAACGACGACAAGTACGACGACGAGCGCTACCAGGGCGCGCGGCACAGCTCGTACGTGCCGTCGTGGATGATCGGCACGTTCGAGGGCTACAACCCGGTGTACGACCGCGACGTCACCCTGACCATCAGCAGCGACGGACGCGCCACCGCGCGCGCGCGCGACCAGACGGTCAACGGCTGGATCAACGACGGCCGCCTCAACGTGGGCAACACCTCGTTCGACATCGACCAGTCCCGCGACGGCCTGGTGACCACCCAGGTCGGCGACCGCCACAACGAAGTCCGCTACCGCCGCGTCCGCTGA
- a CDS encoding response regulator transcription factor, whose amino-acid sequence MRLLVIEDNRNLVANLFDYFEARGHTLDAAPDGVTGLHLASTQPYDAVVLDWMLPRLEGPEVLRRLREDHASDVPVIMLTARDELPDKIAGFRAGADDYLTKPFALPELEVRLEALMARLHGRQRRKVLEVHDLKLDLATLEVTRAGQPLHLYPACRKLLETLMQASPAAVTRQQLEHAVWGDDPPDGDMLRSHIYELRRSVDGPFAVKLIQTLPRTGYRLAVPHGAGPA is encoded by the coding sequence ATGCGGCTGCTGGTGATCGAAGACAACCGGAACCTGGTGGCGAACCTGTTCGACTACTTCGAGGCGCGCGGCCACACGCTCGACGCCGCGCCCGACGGCGTGACCGGCCTGCATCTGGCCAGTACGCAGCCCTACGACGCGGTGGTGCTGGACTGGATGCTGCCGCGGCTGGAAGGCCCGGAGGTGCTGCGGCGGTTGCGCGAGGACCATGCCTCCGACGTGCCGGTGATCATGCTGACCGCACGCGACGAGCTGCCGGACAAGATCGCGGGCTTCCGCGCCGGTGCCGACGACTACCTGACCAAGCCGTTCGCCCTGCCGGAACTGGAAGTGCGGCTGGAAGCGCTGATGGCGCGCCTGCACGGCCGGCAGCGGCGCAAGGTGCTGGAGGTGCACGACCTGAAACTGGATCTGGCGACGCTGGAGGTCACGCGTGCCGGCCAGCCGCTGCACCTGTATCCGGCCTGCCGCAAACTGCTGGAGACGCTGATGCAGGCCAGCCCCGCCGCCGTCACCCGGCAGCAGCTGGAGCACGCCGTGTGGGGCGACGATCCGCCGGACGGCGACATGCTCCGCTCCCACATCTACGAGCTGCGGCGCAGTGTCGATGGTCCGTTCGCGGTCAAACTGATCCAGACCCTGCCGCGGACCGGCTATCGCCTCGCGGTGCCGCACGGGGCCGGGCCCGCATGA
- a CDS encoding transglycosylase SLT domain-containing protein, with protein MIRPSPFIVLVALAGLCSAPSLHAQSLDAQRPAMRDALTAAEAGRLDAAASSSLVRHPLYGWLELAALRRDTDAITNAQAQAFLARYDGQAVATQFRNLWLAALARRQDWPTFLAAWKPTDSVALQCAHLQARQATGRTDAAWTEQAQALWRKGAKSLPDGCDPVFNVLASQGGLAPAVRWERIEAAAVERQTGVMRSAARGLPGDEAALANDYAAFIDTVHPRALNWPKTDRSRRIAAHGLAKLAQNDPDTAERLLPQYADALGMGERERGQVLYQIALWTVASYGPDSARRLGNVPESAYDERLHEWRVRDALSRGDWPAALAALRKMPATQRNDSRWRYFEARMSEKTGDRAGAQRLFRETASSPTFHGFLAADRLEQPYALCAWIPNDAATAKQAVARDPAIVRAMELWRLERPGWATAEWNDALSRFDDTQRRIAVEVAQDNGWFDRAVFSLGKQPDEQRLYQLRFPLHHGDTIRREAAKHDIDPAWVAAEIRAESIFNPKARSGANAMGLMQVLPSTGAGVAKRWNIPYAGAASLYDADTNIAIGTAYLREMEDKYGVPYVAIAAYNAGPAPTARWQAQRPGFDPDIWIETISYKETREYVARVLAFSVIYDWRLNGTALPVSDRLMGRVQAKRKAFTCPTAQMPKS; from the coding sequence ATGATCCGTCCTTCGCCTTTCATCGTACTCGTTGCCCTCGCCGGCCTGTGTTCCGCCCCGTCCCTGCATGCGCAATCCCTCGACGCCCAGCGCCCCGCGATGCGCGATGCGCTCACCGCGGCGGAGGCCGGCCGCTTGGACGCCGCCGCATCGTCGTCGCTGGTCCGTCATCCGCTGTACGGCTGGCTGGAACTCGCTGCGCTGCGCCGCGACACCGACGCCATCACCAATGCGCAGGCGCAGGCGTTCCTCGCGCGCTACGACGGCCAGGCCGTCGCCACGCAGTTCCGCAATCTCTGGTTGGCCGCGCTCGCACGACGCCAGGACTGGCCGACCTTCCTCGCGGCGTGGAAGCCGACCGACAGCGTGGCGCTGCAGTGCGCCCACCTGCAGGCGCGGCAGGCGACGGGCCGGACCGACGCGGCGTGGACCGAACAGGCGCAGGCGCTCTGGCGCAAGGGCGCCAAGTCGCTGCCCGACGGCTGCGATCCGGTGTTCAACGTGCTCGCCAGCCAGGGCGGATTGGCCCCGGCGGTGCGCTGGGAACGCATCGAAGCCGCGGCCGTCGAGCGTCAGACCGGCGTGATGCGCAGCGCCGCCCGCGGCCTGCCGGGCGACGAGGCCGCGCTGGCCAACGACTATGCCGCCTTCATCGATACCGTCCATCCGCGTGCGCTGAACTGGCCGAAGACCGACCGCAGCCGCCGCATAGCCGCGCATGGCCTGGCGAAGCTGGCCCAGAACGATCCCGACACCGCCGAACGCCTGCTGCCGCAGTACGCCGATGCGCTGGGCATGGGCGAGCGCGAGCGCGGCCAGGTGCTCTACCAGATCGCCTTGTGGACGGTCGCCTCGTACGGCCCGGATTCGGCGCGCCGGCTCGGCAACGTACCGGAGTCGGCGTACGACGAGCGCCTGCACGAATGGCGCGTGCGCGACGCGCTGTCGCGCGGCGACTGGCCGGCGGCGCTGGCCGCGCTGAGGAAGATGCCGGCGACGCAGCGCAACGATTCGCGCTGGCGCTACTTCGAGGCACGCATGAGCGAGAAGACCGGCGACCGCGCCGGCGCGCAGCGGCTGTTCCGCGAGACTGCGTCCAGCCCGACCTTCCATGGCTTCCTCGCCGCCGACCGGCTCGAACAGCCGTACGCCCTGTGCGCCTGGATCCCCAACGATGCCGCCACCGCCAAGCAGGCGGTCGCGCGCGACCCCGCCATCGTGCGTGCGATGGAACTGTGGCGCCTGGAGCGGCCGGGCTGGGCGACCGCGGAATGGAACGACGCGCTGTCGCGCTTCGACGACACCCAGCGCCGCATCGCCGTGGAGGTGGCGCAAGACAACGGCTGGTTCGACCGCGCGGTGTTCTCGCTGGGCAAGCAGCCGGACGAACAGCGCCTGTACCAGCTGCGCTTTCCGCTGCACCACGGCGACACCATCCGGCGCGAAGCCGCGAAGCACGACATCGACCCGGCCTGGGTCGCGGCCGAGATCCGCGCCGAGAGCATCTTCAATCCGAAGGCGCGCTCCGGCGCCAACGCGATGGGCCTGATGCAGGTGCTGCCGTCCACCGGGGCGGGCGTCGCCAAGCGATGGAACATCCCGTATGCCGGCGCGGCCAGCCTGTACGACGCCGACACCAACATCGCCATCGGTACCGCCTACCTGCGCGAGATGGAGGACAAGTACGGCGTGCCCTACGTCGCCATCGCCGCCTACAACGCGGGACCAGCGCCGACCGCGCGCTGGCAGGCGCAGCGGCCCGGCTTCGATCCGGACATCTGGATCGAGACAATCAGCTACAAGGAGACGCGCGAATACGTGGCGCGCGTGCTCGCCTTCAGCGTGATCTACGACTGGCGCCTCAACGGCACCGCGCTGCCGGTCAGCGACCGCCTGATGGGCCGCGTGCAGGCCAAGCGGAAGGCCTTCACCTGCCCGACCGCGCAGATGCCGAAGAGCTGA